TTCAAGCAAACTTGCCTCTTTATATTCATGCTCAGCTTCTGCAACTTTATCAGATCGAATCAGCGTGAGCTTGTCACTGCATTGCaaacatatatatcaaaatatgtCACGAAAACTTTTTTGTAAGGTTTTTATTCATATCACTGAATACAAGACACAAATAAGGCTTCTATTTTGAATTCACATATGCAGAAAAGAGATTTCCTTTCAGGAAAGAGACCTTAGCCATAAAATgatgtttatattaaaaaggaattaattctccaataaaaattaaattaggcaaataataaaaacaggTAACCAGGTTTATACAGATTAATCTCCTTGAGCTTCAATGTTTCAGCCAGTTCACATTGTCTTCTGAAGGCATTTGCTCTCTCTGCTATCGTTGCCTGTTTCAGAATGTGAACCAAGAGctttagattgaaaaaaaaaaaaaaggaataacaATCCATTTTAAACCATTTTTGGAGCTCAGTTGGAGGAGCAGAAATTATATGATTCGCATAACTGAATAATTGTTATACTAAGGCAACTGGAAATATATTTCaagcaaaacaaacataatattttaatgaagttAGACAAATTAGTTAGTAAtactgaaagaaaaaaagaccaGGACTACCTTAATAGATTGTACAGCACGGACATAATCCTTCAATGGTTCTTCAAAATTCATCAAGAGCTGATGGGCCTATCATAGTAGGATAGTTTGTTTCAGTTTGATCGGTCAATAATAGGCATATACCGTCATGCAAACATTCGAATAACCAGTACAATGATGTCCAACAACAAACACGTGAGAATTACCTCCTTTTGCAGCTTGACTGATAAAATCTCTGATTTCATCCCAAGTTCTGAGAATGCTTTCCCAAGAGCATTTCCTTCAGAAGCACCCAGAAGTTttactgcttttccaaaatcagACAGTGATTGCCCCAATTCTGCAAAAACATAATGAGTTGTGAATTTATCTTGTCAGAATTGTGGATAAAACGagcataaaataataaaacagaaaGTAGATACAGAAGACAATAATATGAACCAAAACAGAATCTTAAATTGTGTCATATACCTCTGTGCCTCTTCACAAGACGGTATGCATGTTTTTGAGCTTCAGCCAAGTGGTTTTCAAGCTCAAAGATATAATGTTTCATCTTTTCATACTCTGGATCTGTTTCTTCTACTGGCTTCTCTTTCCCAAGGACAACATCACTCACTTTAGACTGCACATCCTGTCAAAactcaaacaacaaatttagaAAGCTGGATGAACAGCACACTCAACCAGATCGAATAGCAAAAAGGCAATCTGACAGCTTGTTTGCACGAACATATTCATATCTGACCAAAATAATCTGAGAATGAAGCACTGAAGTGACAGAATTTCACAATAACCTAGCAAAATGCAACTAACAAGTCTGCAGCTGTTTCAAGGAAAAGGCTAAAAACAGGTAATTTACAAGTTGATTGTCCTATTCTATGGTCTACATATGctgatatgttaaaaaataaagactaCAATCAGCAATAGTTTCATGTCAGGTAGTTATCCTTGCCTGAATTTTATACTAAAAGAAGAAACGCCATAGTAACTAATAACATCcatttatgttttttgtgaAATTCATTATAATAGCATCCTCTATTGATTCTAAAACAAAAAGAGTTGAATATCATTAGAACTtgtcaaagaaataaaaacatcttACCTTAAAAATCTGCATTAGATCGGCTGGCTTCTTCTTGAATATGCCAGTCTCTTGGGACCTTAATCGTTCCATTGTCTGCATAATATGTATGAAATGAAGAAAATCTAAGTTCATATTTCCCTtctttaaaaatgtcaaatatgAGAAGAACAGAAATTGAGCACTTAAAATACAATCTAGAGACAAGAGTACGGAATACtatagaaaataaacaatacTAACAACACTTGTACATTGCGTATTCCACTCTCCTGTATGAACTATTGTTGCAAGATACTTACAAAATGAGTGACAATAATGTATAATTCAACTTTGCAGAAAAATACAGAGCTGCAACAGCACAACATAGAAGTACAAAAAGCGAGTAGAGAGAGAAACAAAGCAAATTGAATCTAAAATTGACAAAACTCCATAGAGAAATAAATTCTGCTGCACGTGAGCCATCACCTCTTCTTCCGCCTGCAAAAACAACCTCAGGTCCTCACTTTGGTGTAGTTCACGATGCGATGCTATCCTATTTACAAATACATCCAATGCTTGCCGCCTCATTTCAATAAATTCAGCACTGAAACGAAATTTCTCTGCAATAACAAAAAGGGAAGCCAAGAAAGAACTTTAAGTGGCAACAACATTTCAAGGTTccattgaataaattaaaataaaaaatgcaaaattttaTGACAGGAATTTAGGATGATGATCAACATTAAACAGCAATAATATCAAACCAAGAATGAATTTTTTGTAAGCATAATGCATGGCTTCTAGGATCTCAATCAACTTATAATACATATCAGCGATGAAAGTCTCATGTTAGTTGAACCACCAACTAATTGCACGTTTAATCTTGTCAAAGACATTCCAGCTCaaaccaatatttatatatatacacacacacacacacactcacacacttGCAACACACAATTTAAATTCGGAAAAGAAAGATTTTACTATAACAAACATCAAACAGTAGAATTAAGAAATTCAAGCTACTAAGCTCGACCAGAAACCTGAGACTGTGGGAAATAGACAAAAAAGTAAAGCAAATGACTGGATATCTCCAAAATTAATTCTGAACATAAAAGAAACGTATGATAATCTTTTTGGTTTGACCATGTGAAAAGTAGTATTATATAGCAGCagttttcctcactcaaattgTTTTTGTGACGATAAATGAAAAGGGTAACACAACTACCAAAAATTAACATGAGCTGAAGTCAAAGAAAGATAGAGCACTGACGGTAGCAGCATTAGCATACATATTCCAATGGCTATGGCtactttcaaattattattaaattaacattagCGTACACAAGATCTTACCTACAGCGCTTTTCTCTGGaagagggggaatgaaaatGCCCTTGTACTTCTCAAAAAGGCGATCCCGTAACCAGACAAAGTCACTGTAACGTCTGATAACAATCTTCTCAGGTGCTTGGTACTCAGGGAAATTTGTCTGCCAAATTGTTTCAGATGATGAAAAACAAGTTACAATTCTGTGTATTATAGTGGTGGTAGGAAAAAACTATAACTCataatgaaaagaatatttttccatttaaaaTAAGGGAATATCAAGGGTCTAACTAATGAATTTACTTAAGCCCTCTAAGAAAACAGTTTGCTTACAAGTTGAACAGAATAATGCTTCTAACATTTTATGGTTACTCGCAAGTTTGAAAACCCTGTCAACATTGTTTGTGCATTGTTTGTGTTCTCATgtgataaatgttttatttcCACATAAAAAACtatctttttttgtttccttaATTACTGTAGcatttgaaattcataaataCCTGCTCAATTTATAGCATACAGATCATAAAAAGTGGCAGCTAGTatttacaaactaacatatTTAAGCAAAATAAGAATCAAAGAGATAAGGCATTTAGAATAATAAGATTTTGAGACATGATTTCATCTTATTAAAAGCTGTCCATTAACCTAAAGAATTAAACCATCCCTGCTTCTGCAAAACCGTaggcatattttttttatcaagctTTTTGTTCCATTCACTTAATACAACAAGCAGTAATCAAGCTCAAGCTCAATCATCAACCAACAAGCACACTCCCTCTTCATTCATAGTTACAATTGTTGCAGCCGTTTCACCCGGACCGCACATCTTTAGCCCACACCCAAGCCTTCGCTCAGGATTTTGAATGCATTTTACAGGTGAACAAGGCCATTATTTGCGCTTTAAGGATGGACACTTGCTCACACAGTTCATACGGAAAAGGAAGAAGGACCCCAGTTAAAGGTGGAATAGGACACACAATTCTTCATTCTCACCTCCCATGGAGACTTCCTGTTAGTTTAAGTGACCAAAATGTATTTTCCTAATGCCCACCCGTGTGCTAATTATGTCCGACACCACACTCAGGAGGACTGCACCCAGCTACAGGGAGAAAATGAGAAACTCTACGAACTACCCTAAACAGTAACAAGAGAATGATCAATGTCAAACCAATACACATCTCAATTAACTAAAGCAATCCAACAAATTTCAGCTTCGAACTAATTTCTCTAAATCACAATgttcaacaaatttcaatcaTCACAATTCCTTGAAAATCTAATCCCGTCAATAAACTCTTCGAAATTGACAATGCTGTCAAAGTTGAGTTCAAAGAAAAACTCCTACGACCTCCATCAACTGGAAAATCAAAGTTCGACTTAGATTCaacaataaatttcaaaacgaaaagtaaaataaaataaataataaatagataacGCGTgtagtgaaagaaaagaagtgtaATCAGGTGAATGATTAAAGTACTTTGGTGATGACGCGGTAGGAGATGTAAGCTTGGACGCCATTGCCGAGCTTAACGGGATCGGTGACGGAGACGGAGAGGAAGGGTTGCGAGGAGGAAGGAGATCTAGGGCTCTGCGAGGAACCAGAGAGAGTTTTCTGCTGTTCCATATCCCAAAACAGTCGTCAACATGCAaacagaaaagagagaaaggattgagaagGACGGAAAGAAAAAATCAAGAAGTTTGTGTGCAGTATTTGCGACAGAATTGTAATTACCAATGAATTCATGGTCGTTTTGGGGCGATCCAAGAGTAGCAGTGGCTCCACACAGAACAGAAAGTGGCTTGTTATTTGTTTGGATTCGGGAGAAGtagaaaaggaaattaaagaattttgattaataaaatagaaatattatatgatatattagATATGATAGATGTAACAgaatacttttttttacatatctttaataagtaaatttttaaaataaacttttcaaaattattcaacaaaaataattatttaaaataaaatttaaagttaaataaattttaaaataagataaaataaatatttttaaatcagaagtcatattcaaaacataaattaaagtaTGATGTTTTGccaaatattgaaatttaaattactttattttaatatatatttattttaattatttactttattataatacTAGTGtccactttttttataatacaaaataaaattattattatgaaattagatataaataattttataattttattgtaaatagtttttatatttttagatagttttataattaaaaaatggttaattttaaaaaatgtcaaataaaaaaaatcagttaaatttaaagaaataataaaatagttattttaataatgaaaaaaattgtttaaaagataaatttggaAAACcctatgaaaaatattatgtatagataaaaagaaatatattaataaaatattaaaatgttctattttatttattattttacagtttttcaatttaattattttgcatataaaagcatgtatgtatcaaatattaatttattttacttaataattatttattttattataataaaaatataaatatttattttgaaaggtaTGTTGagaatatattatatgattgtttCCTCTCAAATcctgaatgaaagaaagaaagtttttattgaaaaattagttcattcttttgtattttgttattttgtttttcatgctTTCACCTCAAATTCATTTATAGAATCATAAAGTTTATGGAACTTGTTACATCATAAGAGAAcatttggtttttatttatatattagggcgtttataaaaatgtttagattttataaaatctttttaaaaatgtttattttcaactattttttttaaagatgacACTTTGTCATAATTATATCttcattttgtttattgttgtttgttaaacttcaaaatatataaaaatatttagacaatttagttttataaacgATCTTGTCTTAAGATTATTGGGATGGTTACTATAAAATGAGATTACAGAGTATTAAAGTAGTTTCACTAATTTGTTATTGTAGTGGTTTTTCCTATTATTGATGTATGTTATAAGTGCCTATGATTTCTTTCCATGTATCTAAATTGTCAGAATAGGCCAATAGAGTACCCAAGTCATGAGTGGGATGAGATTAGTGATAAGAGAAATGTCTTATAAGTTTCAATAAATATCCAATGTTCATATTGTCcttggaataattgattatcttaagtaataatcgattatctgtgaGTCTGTTCTAGAGTCATGCTTTTAAGGATAATCTATTATCCTAGCTTATTATCCCAAAAACCTTAGTATTCCAATCTTTGgtcgaataatcgattatccttagtgataatcaattatcccaaACAACTTTGCCTTTCTTACACCCTactaagataattgattatcactgatggtaatcgattaccctAGTGTATTTTCTAAAAGTTAAGTCTTGACGAAAGTTAGACGAGGAAGTCAATGTGACAAACTACAAGATGAGATGTTTTGAGAAGAAGCCGAGATGGTTGTCATGTTGAGTTATAAATGACTCTTGATAGTGAAGCATGTTAGCATGATTGGATGGTATCAAGTTATATGTTGTTGAGGGACAAACATGTTATGTGATGGACGTGTCTACTTATTGTACCTAGTAAATCACAAGATTGTGGTTTCAGCCGTGTAATGCAAGAAATAGGCTCTCTTCGGTCGAGTGATGCAAGAAGAAAGTGGGGTTCGAATGTTGTACTCTCTCGCTTGAGCGAGATAGTGAAAAAGGGAATGATGTTTCGCTTGGACTCTGGCTTGTTTGTTGAGTATAGTGTTCAGTGTGCGATGCACTAAAGTTTTTACTCATAAATCCTTGAGGAGTAAGGAAAGAAGTCCTATAGCCGCGAAGGCAGGACGACTCAAACCACCATCTTTGGTAGAGCAAGTGTGTGAGGTTGGGTACAAGAGATAAATCAATGTACTTCATAGGGACGTCCATGACGATGATGATCATGATGTGGATAATGATGACAttgatgatgatcatgatgatacgatgatggtgatgatgataaCGATAAAGATGAATGTTTGGTTAAtatgttgtgtttgtttgtcattctcatattctctttttattgGTTAATATGTTTCGTTAGTATGTTGTGTTTAGTGGTAGCTTACCCCATTCTATGTGTTTGTAGTAATGTGATGACCACATGACCTTTTGTTAGGTTTCTTTACTCGAAAACCTAAATAGTAAACTCTCTTCTCACTTCCACACTCAACCgcaaaaattatattgtatgtatttatatttttattcagtCTATAGtgtaaagaaagaagaaagtacAAGTAAATGTTCCCAAGGAAGTCTTCCTTCCTCCACTAGCCAAGAGGTTCAATCTAATCCCAAAACAATATGTCTGATAATCCTCTCCACCTATTCTGTTATTATTTATACCTCTCTCTACTAACAACTAACTTCTTTTATTCCTAGCATTACTCTACCCCTCAaaatcaaccttgtcctcaaggttgaagtcaGTGAACTGTTATTTGAGGTAATGCTCTCTTTCCAGGTGACGCCTCCAAATTCTAGTCTGGAGGCTTGGGTGGGGGCAAATCTTCCTCCAATATCTTCTGTTCTTCTTTGATTCTATTAACTTCCCACATTGTGGTCACCTCTTTTCCAAAACTATAAGCCCGGAGAAGATGATCTTTGATGTCTTTCAATGCTTCCAACCAGTTAGCCTTTCCATGGCTGCATTCCATTCAAAACAGCAGGCACTCTCATCAGAAGAATACATGGGTGGAACCAGTGGACTGAGACTCTGCACGATTGCTTTGTAATCACCTTCCAACTTGATGAATTTATCTTGAACCATTTTCTCATAAGTGATGTCTTGACCTACAAATCATACCCTAACAACACAATATGTGTAGTCCCTACTAGTGCAAGCATTGACCATGAGATATACaactttttgttgttgttgaagcccaaagtgttttattttaaactcaaCACTTTTGTCCTCCTCTCCTTGCAAGGCTTTTTTTAGAGTATTTTTAAAAGTGTCACATCAGTCCGCATGTATAATTTCATTTACCATGGATTTCCCCATAGCTTCACTGCCTTGTAGACCTATCAGTTCAACAATCTTTGAATTCCATCCATTGATTACCCCACCTGAATCAACCCCAAAAATCGAAACTGTTGCAGTCTCGATTAATCTCACCATTTCAAGTGCTACTAAATTGAGTTCATCCATCGCTCCAGTTGGAGTGTTAGTTTTCTGCACATAGTTTGAAGTCTTTGGACCAGTGATCTCAGTGTCTTGGAAAGAATCTCTTATCATTAGTTGTAATGAGTGAATAACATTGATTTCTGACACTTCCCAAGGCAAACTTTTGCTTTTGACTACGTCAAGAaaaactttgaatgatgatctTGGGTTCATTTTTCCTCCATCATCCTTATCCTCTGGATGGTGCTTAGCTCCTCCCCATTTGACTTCCTTAGTAGTGTGAGACCTGAACCAGAATAAGAAAtgttttgaattgattcttgctGTGGCCATGGCACAAACCGCATCACCAGTGAAGCAACACCTGGATAACTAGCATCAGCTAAACTATCTGTTGTCAAACCTGTTGAATCCCTATGATTACTAAGTAGCCATTCTGCAATGTCTTTTACCTGT
This genomic interval from Vigna radiata var. radiata cultivar VC1973A chromosome 8, Vradiata_ver6, whole genome shotgun sequence contains the following:
- the LOC106772807 gene encoding sorting nexin 1 isoform X2; amino-acid sequence: MNSLKTLSGSSQSPRSPSSSQPFLSVSVTDPVKLGNGVQAYISYRVITKTNFPEYQAPEKIVIRRYSDFVWLRDRLFEKYKGIFIPPLPEKSAVEKFRFSAEFIEMRRQALDVFVNRIASHRELHQSEDLRLFLQAEEETMERLRSQETGIFKKKPADLMQIFKDVQSKVSDVVLGKEKPVEETDPEYEKMKHYIFELENHLAEAQKHAYRLVKRHRELGQSLSDFGKAVKLLGASEGNALGKAFSELGMKSEILSVKLQKEAHQLLMNFEEPLKDYVRAVQSIKATIAERANAFRRQCELAETLKLKEINLDKLTLIRSDKVAEAEHEYKELKAESEQATHTFETIVKLMNEEMERFQEQKTLDMGIAFHEFAKGQARLANGIADAWRSFIPKLESCSSLVEN
- the LOC106772807 gene encoding sorting nexin 1 isoform X1; amino-acid sequence: MNSLQKTLSGSSQSPRSPSSSQPFLSVSVTDPVKLGNGVQAYISYRVITKTNFPEYQAPEKIVIRRYSDFVWLRDRLFEKYKGIFIPPLPEKSAVEKFRFSAEFIEMRRQALDVFVNRIASHRELHQSEDLRLFLQAEEETMERLRSQETGIFKKKPADLMQIFKDVQSKVSDVVLGKEKPVEETDPEYEKMKHYIFELENHLAEAQKHAYRLVKRHRELGQSLSDFGKAVKLLGASEGNALGKAFSELGMKSEILSVKLQKEAHQLLMNFEEPLKDYVRAVQSIKATIAERANAFRRQCELAETLKLKEINLDKLTLIRSDKVAEAEHEYKELKAESEQATHTFETIVKLMNEEMERFQEQKTLDMGIAFHEFAKGQARLANGIADAWRSFIPKLESCSSLVEN